A genomic region of Dermacentor andersoni chromosome 9, qqDerAnde1_hic_scaffold, whole genome shotgun sequence contains the following coding sequences:
- the LOC126529706 gene encoding uncharacterized protein — MVTKIRSGIQAAYNIPGTSRASQEKCAQCSNWEDNLHAAYNRCTSFQERCQLLTLLPRNLTVKYVQEVIPEATRYVIQKSKKMVDEEGVWSTQERYTRCKLQHEDITTVLEYYTMDKLDCSRQTPNKKDVVRIEKEGEKEWVPKRFMTRSLREAFRLYKQAHPASQVGLTKFISLRPKWVKCSPQWQVCVCVCFANFQLCLVGLQNASGRSLSPNDMQSLCVCQEPTASCFLRNCEHCPQDDIFTLENFDMSSEDEVLIASWEYGELVKKTLTASSFMREFKRMTMKWIPHNYIRSVQAKAIHEEKQSCERGAIVLHFDFAENWTVVLPDAVQAYHWQKKQVTVLTCVVTSRKSTRNYAVISDDMSHDSAHACFALSKIKAHLEDSAPIYTKVTHVSDGAPAHFKNKYQFHELERSECQETKWMFSATGHGKNACDGVGGLVKHGASHHNLRKPASEAIQTASGFVDTIQGTLKNITILELRQRELADFREMKKEEWKTAKKVPGVQTLHMWKYVQSNEGSASYVASTAASEWKRLRSGLCFGLDNILCAYRSQLLPFISCYDFLNCNLQIKRHTICKLCPD; from the coding sequence ACGCAACCTAACCGTGAAATATGTGCAGGAAGTTATTCCAGAGGCAACGAGGTACGTTATTCAAAAATCGAAGAAGATGGTGGATGAAGAAGGCGTATGGTCAACACAGGAGCGATATACAAGATGTAAGCTACAACACGAAGACATTACCACCGTTTTAGAATATTACACCATGGATAAACTCGATTGCTCTAGACAGACACCGAACAAAAAGGATGTTGTGAGAATCGAAAAGGAGGGAGAGAAGGAATGGGTACCTAAACGGTTCATGACGCGGTCCTTGCGAGAAGCATTCCGCCTCTACAAGCAAGCTCACCCTGCCTCCCAGGTTGGCCTCACAAAATTCATATCCTTGCGTCCTAAGTGGGTGAAATGCTCGCCACAGTGGCaagtgtgtgtttgcgtgtgcttTGCAAACTTTCAGTTGTGCCTCGTGGGACTGCAGAACGCCTCCGGAAGGTCGCTTTCTCCCAATGATATGCAGAGTCTCTGTGTATGCCAAGAACCTACTGCGTCATGTTTCCTCAGGAATTGTGAGCACTGTCCACAAGATGACATTTTCACTTTGGAAAATTTTGATATGAGCAGCGAGGACGAGGTGTTGATTGCTTCATGGGAATACGGTGAGCTAGTTAAAAAAACTCTGACCGCTTCATCATTTATGAGAGAATTTAAAAGAATGACCATGAAATGGATTCCCCACAACTATATCAGATCTGTGCAAGCAAAAGCAATACATGAAGAAAAACAGAGCTGCGAGAGAGGTGCAATTGTATTGCATTTTGATTTCGCCGAAAACTGGACAGTTGTGCTTCCAGACGCAGTACAAGCGTACCATTGGCAGAAGAAGCAGGTCACCGTGCTTACCTGCGTTGTCACGTCAAGAAAATCGACTCGGAACTACGCCGTTATTTCCGACGATATGTCTCATGATTCAGCTCATGCATGTTTTGCTCTGTCGAAAATCAAAGCACATCTCGAAGACAGCGCGCCAATCTACACTAAGGTAACACATGTGAGCGACGGGGCTCCCGCTCACTTCAAGAATAAATATCAGTTTCATGAGCTAGAACGCAGTGAATGTCAAGAGACGAAATGGATGTTTTCGGCCACTGGACACGGCAAAAATGCTTGCGACGGCGTTGGTGGGCTTGTGAAACATGGAGCATCACACCACAACTTGCGGAAGCCTGCAAGTGAGGCCATACAAACAGCCAGCGGGTTCGTGGACACAATTCAAGGAACGCTAAAGAACATCACCATTCTGGAGCTCCGACAGAGGGAGCTTGCAGACTTTCGCGAAATGAAGAAGGAAGAATGGAAAACGGCAAAGAAAGTGCCTGGAGTTCAGACGCTCCACATGTGGAAGTATGTTCAATCAAATGAAGGCAGTGCATCCTACGTGGCCTCCACCGCTGCTTCGGAATGGAAGAGACTGCGATCTGGTTTGTGCTTCGGGCTGGACAATATACTGTGCGCATACCGAAGTCAACTGCTGCCCTTTATTTCTTGTTACGATTTTCTGAATTGCAATCTGCAGATAAAGCGGCATACCATTTGTAAATTGTGTCCAGATTAA
- the LOC129384450 gene encoding uncharacterized protein, producing MRIEKARIEAELDILQHEKEAAAANAQANALEAAVEQDGGESMRTLPPVDRTLQTRSYIDEQQALRNPALVLTEVAVTNSNGDVNNAHTAPGAHTAANNSMCLRADERPPDYHAAPNNRRYKHAGATSRPMDLRVDPQPPVYAPAHNSSSSELAGVLKFLCRKDLVSSGLIKFDDRPENFRAWKSSFKGVVRDLSLSAQEELDLLIKWLGPESSNQARRLKSVHVDDFSTGLNVVWKQLDDVFGRPEAIEDALLKRLEDFPKISYRENTRLQELGDLLLELEAAKADLYLAGLGYLDTARGVNKIVSKLPSGLQENWMSAGSKYKKDHDTAFPPFSFFSKFVRDQASMRNDPSFILHPQNASSDFNQRKEDNATKTTRQRSSVSARKTEVDPASAKINQYATANQQQPESEDLKGWCPYHKKPHPLERCRAFREKTLEERQSFIKKQGICLRCCSSKNHMQWHCQAVVICLICDSADHATALHPASPTSEPSRASGSDDSTTDDSERRVTSRRTEVANAGDSTKSCAKICLVEVTHETQPDKTVRAYEILDDQSNRSLVRPELLNNFGVKGTPTQYTLRTCSGSTEVVGRVAHGFFVQSMSGEVKFPLPALLECKAIPENRNEIPTPDAARHYPHLKSVANHIPPLEEAGILLLLGRDILRAQKVRQTINGPHDAPYAQKLYLGWVIIGDVCVGRTRKTGSVNVFKTHVLDSGRPSLFEPCQRHFFVREAPILYSADKVSKDLRLAATLDDTLAPNLFETTELDNQRALSMEDKTFLKIMNSEFPQDKLNNWVAPLPFCTPRSLLPNNREQALSRLLSLRRTLRKNPETRERFVNFMNELFIKGHAEEASPLHVDEECWYLPIFGVHHPQKPDQIRVVFDSSAQYEGVSLNNILLTGPDLTNNLVGILIRFRQEPVAVTADVQQMFYSFMVREVHQNYLRFLWFKGNDISREITECRMKVHVFGNSPSPAVSTYGLRRTAQQAAPRFGEDARKFVEISTSMMRLSLFRAKKMPLVCCKECRKCLQQLT from the coding sequence ATGCGTATTGAGAAGGCAAGGATTGAGGCTGAATTGGATATCTTGCAGCATGAAAAAGAAGCGGCAGCTGCAAACGCACAGGCGAATGCGCTCGAGGCAGCCGTGGAGCAGGATGGCGGGGAGAGCATGCGCACGCTCCCTCCTGTGGACCGAACGCTGCAGACTAGGAGTTATATCGATGAGCAGCAAGCCCTACGCAACCCTGCGCTTGTGTTAACTGAGGTGGCTGTCACCAACTCTAACGGTGACGTAAACAATGCTCACacggcgccgggtgcccacacaGCTGCGAATAATTCGATGTGTCTGCGAGCTGATGAACGTCCACCTGACTACCATGCTGCCCCTAACAACCGACGTTATAAGCATGCTGGAGCTACGAGTCGTCCTATGGACTTACGAGTTGATCCGCAGCCGCCTGTGTACGCCCCGGCACACAACAGTTCAAGCTCCGAGCTGGCCGGTGTCCTTAAATTCCTGTGCCGCAAAGATCTTGTTTCAAGCGGTCTTATCAAGTTTGATGATCGACCTGAGAACTTTCGCGCTTGGAAGTCATCGTTCAAAGGTGTCGTCAGAGATCTAAGTCTTTCTGCCCAGGAAGAGCTCGACCTTCTCATCAAATGGCTTGGCCCTGAATCGTCAAATCAGGCTCGGAGGTTGAAATCGGTGCACGTGGATGACTTTTCAACGGGCTTGAACGTCGTGTGGAAACAGCTCGACGACGTCTTCGGGCGCCCTGAGGCAATTGAGGATGCACTACTGAAGCGGCTGGAAGACTTCCCGAAGATATCTTACCGGGAAAATACCAGACTCCAGGAACTTGGCGACCTCCTGCTAGAACTCGAGGCTGCGAAAGCTGACCTGTACCTTGCCGGTCTTGGCTATTTGGACACCGCAAGAGGGGTGAACAAAATTGTCTCGAAGTTGCCATCTGGACTTCAAGAAAATTGGATGTCGGCGGGGTCGAAATACAAGAAAGATCATGACACTGCATTTccacccttttctttctttagcaaaTTTGTTAGAGATCAGGCCAGCATGAGGAACGACCCGAGTTTCATCTTGCATCCACAAAATGCCTCGTCTGATTTCAATCAAAGGAAGGAAGACAATGCTACCAAGACCACGCGGCAAAGATCATCTGTGTCAGCGAGAAAAACAGAAGTGGATCCTGCTTCTGCCAAGATTAATCAATATGCCACTGCTAACCAACAGCAACCTGAATCGGAGGACTTGAAAGGGTGGTGTCCATATCACAAGAAACCTCACCCTTTGGAAAGGTGTCGCGCCTTCCGCGAAAAAACCTTGGAAGAGCGGCAATCTTTCATAAAGAAGCAAGGGATCTGCCTACGATGCTGCTCATCCAagaaccacatgcagtggcaTTGTCAGGCGGTTGTGATATGCCTGATATGCGACAGCGCCGACCACGCCACAGCGCTTCACCCAGCATCACCAACCTCAGAGCCGTCAAGGGCTAGTGGGTCTGATGACAGTACCACAGATGACTCAGAAAGAAGAGTCACATCTAGGCGTACTGAAGTGGCAAACGCTGGCGACAGCACAAAGTCGTGTGCTAAAATCTGCCTCGTAGAGGTGACCCATGAGACTCAGCCTGACAAGACAGTCAGAGCGTACGAGATTCTTGACGACCAGAGTAATCGCTCGTTGGTTAGGCCAGAACTTCTAAACAATTTCGGAGTGAAGGGGACGCCTACGCAATACACGCTCCGCACTTGCTCCGGCAGTACTGAAGTGGTTGGAAGAGTCGCTCATGGTTTTTTCGTGCAGAGCATGTCAGGCGAAGTCAAGTTTCCTCTTCCGGCTCTCCTCGAGTGCAAGGCAATTCcagaaaacagaaatgaaattccGACACCTGACGCTGCAAGGCACTACCCGCACTTGAAGTCTGTAGCAAATCACATTCCGCCTCTTGAGGAGGCTGGAATACTGCTCCTCCTTGGCCGGGACATCCTAAGAGCTCAGAAGGTTCGTCAAACAATCAACGGACCCCACGACGCGCCGTATGCTCAGAAGCTCTACCTCGGATGGGTCATTATCGGCGACGTTTGCGTTGGTCGAACGCGGAAAACGGGCAGCGTCAACGTGTTCAAGACCCATGTGCTGGACAGTGGGCGACCATCCCTTTTTGAGCCGTGCCAAAGACATTTCTTTGTTAGGGAGGCGCCGATTCTCTACTCTGCGGATAAGGTCTCAAAAGATTTACGATTGGCAGCAACATTGGATGACACCCTGGCCCCGAATCTTTTCGAGACAACAGAACTTGACAACCAGCGTGCTCTCTCCATGGAAGACAAGACATTCCTCAAGATAATGAATAGTGAATTCCCCCAAGACAAATTAAACAATTGGGTCGCCCCTCTCCCCTTTTGCACACCGAGAAGTCTGCTTCCGAACAACAGAGAACAAGCTCTGTCTCGTCTGCTCTCGCTAAGGCGTACCCTGCGAAAAAATCCTGAAACAAGGGAACGTTTCGTGAACTTCATGAACGAGCTATTTATCAAGGGTCATGCAGAGGAAGCTTCACCACTTCACGTGGACGAAGAATGTTGGTATCTGCCCATATTCGGCGTTCACCACCCCCAGAAGCCTGATCAAATCCGAGTCGTATTTGACTCCAGCGCTCAGTATGAAGGGGTATCTCTGAACAACATTCTCCTGACCGGCCCTGACCTGACGAATAACCTTGTGGGGATTTTGATACGCTTCCGGCAAGAACCAGTTGCGGTTACAGCGGACGTCCAGCAAATGTTCTACAGTTTCATGGTTCGTGAGGTCCATCAGAACTACCTGAGGTTCCTCTGGTTTAAGGGCAACGATATCTCCAGAGAAATCACAGAGTGCCGAATGAAGGTTCACGTTTTCGGCAACAGCCCATCACCAGCTGTTTCAACGTATGGCCTTCGACGGACTGCCCAACAAGCTGCCCCACGATTTGGTGAAGATGCCAGGAAGTTCGTTGAGATTTCTACGTCGATGATGCGCTTAAGTCTCTTCCGAGCGAAGAAGATGCCATTAGTCTGCTGCAAAGAATGCAGAAAATGCTTGCAACAGCTAACATAA